One genomic window of Campylobacter sp. MIT 99-7217 includes the following:
- a CDS encoding glycosyltransferase family 4 protein has protein sequence MKIAFLSHSAMSVYHFRMPIIKALKARGDEVLIIVPDDEYSLKLKNLGFEVINYELKRSSTNPFIVFSNFLSLLRLLKALKIDLIQSSAHKSNTLGIIASKFAKIPHRFALVEGLGSFYIDEDFKSLLIRSCINFLYKITFIYAQKIIFVSKSDELFMQNLGLKKEKSVLISSVGVNLRQFFPMQIPSKEDFLKKYDLPDKPIVLMIARTLWHKGIKEFYEAASLLRQRANFILVGGSDDNKSCANKEFLNSGCVKYLGEQENINFFLNLCDIFVLPSYKEGFPRTVLEAKACAKACVVSDCDGCVEAVKNGFDGLWARTRDSKDLAEKIELLLVDERLRVNLAQNAFKDALNYDENIIASKYLKLYDEALKQGK, from the coding sequence ATGAAAATAGCTTTTTTATCGCATAGTGCCATGAGTGTGTATCATTTTAGAATGCCTATCATTAAGGCTTTAAAAGCTCGTGGCGATGAGGTTTTGATCATAGTGCCTGATGATGAATATAGTTTGAAGCTTAAAAATTTAGGCTTTGAGGTCATTAACTACGAACTTAAAAGATCAAGCACAAATCCTTTCATCGTTTTTTCAAATTTCTTGAGCCTTTTAAGGCTTTTAAAAGCTCTTAAAATAGATCTTATACAAAGCTCAGCACATAAAAGCAACACCCTTGGTATCATCGCTTCTAAATTTGCTAAGATCCCTCATCGTTTCGCACTTGTTGAAGGACTTGGCTCTTTTTATATCGATGAGGATTTTAAAAGCTTGCTCATTCGCTCTTGTATTAATTTTTTATACAAAATCACCTTCATATACGCACAAAAAATCATCTTTGTAAGCAAAAGTGATGAGCTTTTTATGCAAAATTTAGGGCTTAAAAAAGAAAAAAGCGTGCTTATAAGCTCGGTTGGGGTAAATTTAAGGCAGTTTTTTCCTATGCAAATTCCCAGCAAAGAAGACTTTTTAAAAAAATATGATTTGCCAGATAAACCCATAGTTTTAATGATAGCTAGAACGCTTTGGCACAAGGGCATTAAAGAATTTTACGAGGCTGCTAGCTTGCTTAGGCAAAGGGCAAATTTTATCCTTGTTGGTGGCAGTGATGATAACAAATCTTGTGCGAATAAAGAATTTTTAAACTCAGGCTGCGTGAAGTATCTGGGCGAGCAAGAAAATATCAACTTTTTTTTAAATCTTTGCGATATTTTCGTGCTTCCAAGCTATAAAGAGGGCTTTCCAAGAACTGTGCTTGAGGCAAAGGCTTGTGCAAAAGCTTGCGTGGTGAGTGATTGTGATGGCTGTGTGGAGGCTGTTAAAAACGGCTTTGACGGACTTTGGGCAAGGACAAGAGATAGCAAGGATTTGGCTGAAAAGATTGAGCTTTTGCTTGTTGATGAGCGTTTGCGTGTAAATTTAGCTCAAAATGCCTTTAAAGACGCCCTAAACTATGATGAAAATATCATCGCTTCAAAATACCTTAAGCTTTATGATGAAGCTTTAAAGCAAGGAAAATAA
- the pglC gene encoding undecaprenyl phosphate N,N'-diacetylbacillosamine 1-phosphate transferase encodes MYAHFFKRILDFFLALFLLIILSPLMLFVALMLKIIQKSVFFTQERPGLNEKIFVIYKFKTMSDERDEKGELLSDEKRLKPFGKLVRSLSLDELPQLFNVLKGDMSFIGPRPLLSEYLPLYNEEQKLRHSVRPGISGLAQVSGRNALSWQKKFELDVYYVRHISFFLDLKIIALTALKVLKRSGISKEGMATTEKFNGKN; translated from the coding sequence ATGTATGCTCATTTTTTTAAGCGGATTTTAGACTTTTTTTTGGCTCTTTTTTTACTCATCATCTTAAGCCCCCTAATGCTTTTTGTGGCTTTAATGCTTAAGATCATTCAAAAAAGCGTGTTTTTTACCCAAGAAAGACCGGGTTTAAATGAAAAAATCTTTGTGATTTACAAATTTAAAACCATGAGCGATGAAAGAGATGAAAAAGGCGAGCTTTTAAGCGATGAAAAGCGTTTAAAGCCCTTTGGAAAGCTTGTTAGAAGCCTTAGCCTTGATGAGCTTCCCCAGCTTTTTAATGTCCTTAAAGGAGATATGAGCTTTATAGGACCTCGTCCCTTGCTAAGTGAGTATTTGCCACTTTATAACGAGGAGCAAAAACTGCGTCATAGCGTAAGACCCGGCATTAGCGGTCTTGCACAAGTTAGTGGCAGAAACGCCCTTTCTTGGCAGAAAAAATTTGAACTTGATGTGTATTATGTAAGGCATATATCCTTTTTTTTAGATCTTAAAATCATCGCTCTAACAGCTCTTAAGGTGCTTAAAAGAAGCGGTATAAGTAAAGAGGGCATGGCAACAACGGAGAAATTTAATGGAAAAAACTAA
- a CDS encoding acetyltransferase yields MEKTKQIYIYGYSGHGFVCADVARALGYEKIIFLDDDEKKGVLKFSKELEKHDIFIAIGDNEIRSKLYERVLNSGFKLVNLIHPSAIVSPEASIEKSGVLIMPLVIINSKAKIEKGVILNSACVIEHECLVGEFSHISVGAKLAGNVKVGKKCLVGINSCILPNLSLADECILGGGAVLSKSIFKKCVLKGVAAR; encoded by the coding sequence ATGGAAAAAACTAAGCAAATTTATATCTATGGATACAGCGGACATGGCTTTGTTTGTGCTGATGTAGCAAGGGCTTTAGGATATGAAAAAATCATCTTTTTAGACGATGATGAGAAAAAAGGGGTTTTGAAATTTAGCAAAGAGCTTGAAAAGCATGATATTTTCATCGCTATAGGGGATAATGAAATAAGATCCAAGCTTTATGAAAGAGTTTTAAACTCAGGCTTTAAGCTGGTAAATTTGATCCACCCAAGTGCCATTGTAAGCCCTGAAGCAAGCATAGAAAAAAGCGGAGTGCTTATCATGCCTTTGGTCATAATAAATTCTAAAGCCAAGATAGAAAAAGGAGTGATCTTAAACTCAGCCTGCGTGATAGAACATGAATGCCTTGTGGGCGAGTTTTCGCACATCAGCGTAGGTGCGAAGCTAGCAGGAAATGTTAAGGTTGGCAAAAAATGCCTTGTGGGCATAAATTCATGTATTTTGCCAAATTTAAGCCTTGCTGATGAGTGCATTTTAGGAGGTGGTGCTGTGCTTAGCAAAAGCATTTTTAAAAAATGTGTTTTAAAAGGCGTTGCGGCAAGGTGA
- a CDS encoding DNA methyltransferase, with protein sequence MQDDLFEENELLTPKQSALWASEYLNKNVTSSNIIYLINYGKIANYAIDKKQNLVNKNELKNYYDSLYTNENLAHPLSFSQYKEAETTKHIHRLHPYKGKFIPQLVEYFLDSHTDNLKKEVFFKKGDIVLDIFCGSGTTLSVANELGMHAIGLEISQFNTLISNAKIENYELNLLEASLLKLNKILESNIKNSNILEFENTLNLALSEFNQKYFPREFKRQVALKQINEKTYSKEKEQEFLLIYEKIVSDFNINIYTNINGNFFEKWYFDFIKSEIMLLKNEIEKEPKFLQNILRLILSRTARSCRATTHADLATLKEPMIKSYYCAKHGRICKPLFSIHKWFKSYAQDTLKRLYEFKNLRSDTMQLCLNADATNCDIIAELKKQNSYDLANLVESKKIAGIFSSPPYVGLIDYHEQHAYAYDIFNFPRLDKLEIGSKSAGQSNNAKQNYVKNIAKALNNAKRFLKDDYNIFLVANDKFKLYPQIALEANMCIVGQFERPVLNRSEKDKNKYSEIIFHLKDAKGV encoded by the coding sequence ATGCAAGATGATTTATTTGAAGAAAATGAGCTTTTAACACCAAAACAAAGTGCTCTTTGGGCTAGTGAGTATTTAAATAAAAATGTAACGAGTTCTAATATTATTTATCTTATAAATTATGGCAAAATTGCAAATTATGCTATTGATAAAAAGCAAAATTTAGTAAATAAAAATGAGCTAAAAAACTATTATGATAGCCTTTATACAAATGAAAATCTAGCTCATCCACTATCATTTTCGCAATATAAAGAAGCAGAGACTACAAAGCATATACATAGACTTCACCCATACAAGGGCAAGTTTATTCCACAGCTTGTAGAGTATTTTTTAGATTCTCATACTGATAATTTAAAAAAAGAAGTATTTTTTAAAAAAGGTGATATTGTGCTTGATATTTTTTGTGGTAGTGGCACTACTTTAAGCGTTGCAAATGAGCTAGGTATGCACGCAATAGGACTTGAAATATCGCAATTTAACACTCTAATATCTAATGCCAAGATAGAAAATTATGAGCTAAATCTTTTAGAAGCTAGTCTCTTAAAACTTAATAAAATATTAGAATCTAATATAAAAAATTCTAATATTTTAGAATTTGAAAACACTCTAAATCTGGCTTTAAGCGAATTTAATCAAAAATATTTTCCAAGAGAATTCAAAAGACAAGTAGCCTTAAAACAAATTAATGAAAAAACTTATAGCAAGGAAAAAGAGCAGGAATTTTTACTTATTTATGAAAAAATCGTGAGTGATTTTAATATAAATATTTATACAAATATAAATGGTAATTTTTTTGAAAAATGGTATTTTGACTTTATAAAAAGTGAAATAATGCTACTAAAAAATGAGATAGAAAAAGAACCTAAATTTTTGCAAAATATTTTAAGGCTTATTTTAAGTCGCACTGCAAGAAGCTGTAGGGCTACGACACATGCGGACTTAGCCACACTAAAAGAACCTATGATAAAAAGCTATTATTGTGCTAAACATGGCAGAATTTGCAAACCACTTTTTAGTATCCATAAGTGGTTTAAAAGCTATGCACAAGATACTTTAAAGCGTTTATATGAATTTAAGAATTTAAGAAGCGATACTATGCAACTTTGTCTAAACGCAGATGCTACAAATTGTGATATTATAGCTGAGCTTAAAAAACAAAACTCTTATGATTTAGCTAACTTAGTAGAAAGTAAAAAGATAGCTGGTATTTTTAGCTCTCCTCCTTATGTAGGGCTAATTGATTATCACGAACAACACGCTTATGCTTATGATATTTTTAATTTTCCTAGATTAGATAAATTAGAAATAGGCTCAAAAAGTGCTGGGCAAAGCAATAACGCAAAACAAAATTATGTAAAAAATATAGCCAAGGCCTTAAATAACGCTAAAAGATTTTTAAAAGATGATTACAATATTTTCTTAGTTGCTAATGATAAATTTAAGCTCTATCCACAAATTGCCCTTGAGGCAAATATGTGTATAGTAGGGCAGTTTGAACGCCCTGTGCTTAACCGTAGTGAAAAGGATAAGAACAAATATAGTGAAATTATTTTTCACTTAAAAGATGCTAAAGGAGTTTAA
- a CDS encoding TdeIII family type II restriction endonuclease → MQKLKLEIKNKLTQALRSKFENYKPESVSMPFHTRLLGKDRMALYSFIQSLNTNFGTSIFEPVAELLAKSRFDKVEKQKDAGGTISKNAQRAIQDIMDNLESANTKPNKNEEIAKILEVANSGETSSIKPTKIDLFLQKDNNVYLIDIKTAKPNKGGFKEFKRTLLTWVATYAYTDSNNKNINTLIAIPYNPYEPKPYQRWTMAGMLDLKAELKVAEEFWDFLGGSGSYNMLLEAFEEVGIEIREEIDNYFKRFK, encoded by the coding sequence ATGCAAAAATTAAAACTAGAAATCAAAAATAAACTTACCCAAGCTTTAAGAAGTAAATTTGAAAACTATAAGCCTGAAAGTGTCTCTATGCCCTTTCATACAAGGCTTTTGGGTAAAGATAGAATGGCACTTTATAGTTTTATTCAAAGCCTTAATACAAATTTTGGCACAAGTATTTTTGAGCCAGTGGCAGAGCTTTTGGCAAAAAGTCGTTTTGATAAGGTAGAAAAGCAAAAAGACGCGGGCGGCACTATAAGCAAAAACGCGCAAAGGGCAATACAAGACATTATGGATAATTTAGAGAGTGCAAACACAAAACCAAACAAAAATGAAGAAATAGCTAAAATCTTAGAAGTGGCAAATAGCGGTGAAACAAGTAGTATAAAGCCTACTAAAATTGATTTATTTTTACAAAAAGATAATAATGTGTATTTAATTGACATAAAGACTGCTAAGCCAAATAAGGGAGGCTTTAAGGAGTTTAAAAGAACGCTTTTAACTTGGGTTGCCACCTATGCCTACACAGATTCTAACAATAAAAATATCAATACACTCATTGCTATCCCTTACAACCCTTACGAGCCAAAACCTTATCAAAGATGGACTATGGCTGGGATGCTAGACTTAAAAGCTGAATTAAAAGTAGCTGAGGAGTTTTGGGATTTTTTAGGCGGAAGTGGTAGTTATAATATGCTTTTAGAAGCTTTTGAAGAGGTGGGAATAGAAATACGAGAAGAAATTGATAATTATTTCAAACGATTTAAATAA
- a CDS encoding TdeIII family type II restriction endonuclease, whose product MDLFLQKDNNVYLIDIKTAKPNKGGFKEFKHTLLTWVATYAYTDSNNKNINTLITIPYNPYEPKTYQRWTMARMLDLKV is encoded by the coding sequence ATTGATCTATTTTTACAAAAAGATAATAATGTGTATTTAATTGACATAAAAACAGCTAAGCCAAATAAGGGTGGCTTTAAAGAATTTAAGCACACACTTTTAACTTGGGTTGCCACCTATGCTTACACAGATTCTAACAATAAAAATATTAATACGCTTATTACTATTCCTTACAATCCTTACGAGCCAAAAACTTATCAAAGATGGACTATGGCTAGGATGCTAGACTTAAAAGTTTAA